DNA from Marinilabiliales bacterium:
CCAAAGCTATGAAGAAATATAATAACAGGTGCGTCTTCAGGTCCTGATAGGCACTGTTTGTCCCTGATGGAGAAAGGCCTTTTCCAAAATTCATTCTCGACCTGCCTGAAAGTTCGAAATATGTAGAAGGTTGGGGTACACCTGATTTTGGTATTATAGCAATGGATGGCGCAGAATTGATAGGTGCTGTATGGGGCAGATTTTTTATATGCCTGCTGATAATGGATATGGTTATGTTGATAAAAAATTTTGCATATTAAATGTAAATTTTCAAGACCACCTGATACTAATATTGCAAAAAGACTATTGAAATGTCCCATTCGGAAAAAAAAGCTGAATTTCTTTCGCGGATCAGTGATTGCGCAGGACTGATCCATAAAATAGCAGCAATTTACACTGACAGAAAGGAGGATGGTGAAGACCTGCTGCAGGAAATACTCTATCAGAGCTGGAAATCATATCCTTTGTACAGGAATGAATCAAAATTCTCGACTTGGCTTTATAAGGTGGGCCTTAATACAGCACTTGTATACAGAAGGAATAAAAGCCGGATGAATACAGAAAGCTTCAACGAGGAGGTTATAGAAAAGGCTGACAGCTCACCTTTTCCAAATGATGGAAAGATGGCCCTTATAACAGCAATAAAAGAGCTATCCAAAACAGACAGGTTTATAATTACCCTTTATCTTGAAGGTTACAACTATAAAGAGATAGCTGAAATAACGGGCCTTTCCAAAGAAAACAGTGCTACAAGGATACACAGGATAAAAACGAAATTAATTGATAAACTAAAAAATATTTTTTAATGGATAATATTGAGAATATCTGGAATGAATTAAGCAGTGACTTTGATAAAAAGCGCCTGCCTGATGGTGCTGATGGAAAAATAAATACCAACAGGTCTGATATGCTGCTTGCCAGGCTTGGCCTGAAGCTGAAGCTTGGGCTTTACTGGACTATTTTTTTTATGGTCGCTCTTGTAGTGGCCGCTATTGTCCATATTTCCCAGCCTCCTGTTCTTGCTTTGATTGGATTAATGTTTTTAATGATGGCTGCCAACTTAATATATTCCGGCAGACTTTACCTGAAGATCAAAAGAGAAAATGAGTTTTCACTCAATACAAGGACAGTCCTTTTAAATTATTATAACGGTGTGGTCAGGATCCTGAAAATGGAAAGGTTGTGGGCTCAATTCACAATACCCCTTGGCCTGATTGCAGGTGTGCTTTATGTGCAATTGCTTAATAAAGGAAGTTTTGGCCAGATTGAATTTGAACTACGTACTTTGCTGGTTACCGGCATTCTCATGGTCACCCTGGTTCCTTTGGTTATTCTATGGACACATTGGGCACAAAAATACGCCTACAAGAATGATCTGACAGAACTCAGGACTGTGGTACATGAATTGAATGAAGATGAAGATAAACCGGCTAATGAACCTGATTAAATGTATTGTATACTTTTTTATAGTTACGGGTTAGGGTTGTATGGACAGGTGAATGTATGGCAGGGTATTATCCTGATAGTTTGTATTTATATTATACAGATCATCTGGAGCCAGTACTGGTTGAAATATTACAGGTTCGGGCCATTTGAATGGTTGTGGGGATCACTTACATACAGGAAAATGCAGCCCATGAAGAAATGAGTTATTCACTACCAGGTTGAATTTTACCCTTTTTTATCCGGAGAATTCCTTAAGCTGGCCGGGTAATGGAAATCTAAGATATGCCTGGCAGGAAAACCGTCTACAGGAAAGAGACAGTAAACATGTAACCGGCATATTCTCGCTACTGGCCAAAGGTATTGGGAATATGATGTACCGGTCCGGTGGTTGGACGCTTGTATACCTCAATTGTAACAGTACCTTCACCTTCTGTTTTACAACCGTTGGCATCTTCAACCTCGACAATAGTATATTGATAAACATATACGGGACCCAGCGGATCGGGAGGATGCCATTCGGCAACAATCTCTATTATCAAATAATTGTCGTTAATATTTTCCAGGGTTACATCGTTGCCGTCTCCGTCAGTATAGATCAGCCTGAATGGTGCCTCACCGGTAAATTCAACCCTTAACTCAAAAACATCATCTTCGCAAATAATATCCTCTACTGGCGGCGACTCCCGTGTTATTACCGCTGAACATTCATCCTCGACTATGGCTATGGCCGGTGCATGTACATTGTAGGACGAGAAACCGGTGCCGGTTATATATCCCATATTCACTTCATCGGATATGCCGCCCTTTCCCTTCTTGCTCCACTCAGCCCCGTCCCAGTGAGCGTAGACCAAGGTTGCCAGCGACGATATGCCGCTGCGGTCGAGGTCCTTAAAGTACATTGTAACATCGGGGCTCGAACTGCCGCCGGTCCTGTTCAGGGTCCAGTATTCCGTGTCGAGAACCACCCTGATGCTGTCATCAGTTACACAATTGCTGCACGGTCCGTCTGTATCGGGAACAGCAGACTCAGGATGTCCCTCATGGAAGTATTGAGCAACAAATGTTTCATCCGGCGCTCCGGGTGCCGAGATACCGATGGGGGCCCAGACACCATTGTTCCCGGTGGGGAATATAAATGCTGTTCCACCCCGTTTCTCAATTGGACCGTCAACATGAGATCCGTCACTTCCATCTGTGGATGATGAACCTGCCTGGAGCCTGAGCATCGTACCGGTTGATGTGTGTATAATGCCATTAACAAGGTTGAGCTGTGAGGCTATATCAACATTACGGTCAATGGTAAGTGAATTGGATGTTTTATCTGTTTCAAGGGTATGCAATACCAGGGTTGCAGAGGAGCCTGAAATCTGCTGGCCTGAGCCTCCGGTAAATACAACCCTGCCGTTGTTATGGGTGTATGTTCCGTCAACCACGAGATTGCCCTCGATATAAAGGTTGGCCGGTGCAGAAAGTGCGGCTCCACTGGTAATTAAAATGTTATTGAATATGGTCTCAGATGTGCCCGTAATGGTGGACGGGCTTCCGCGGAAGGCCACTGTCCCGCCCGAGGTGAAGGTGCCGTTATTTGTCCAGTTGCCATATACATTAAGGGTCACTCCGTCAATTCCGAGTGTTGCACCATCTTCAATAGTTATGTTTCTGACGCTTGCGTCGGATCCCGAGATCTCCGGATCATGATCTGCTCCGCTCTCAATGGTAACATCAGTGTTCTGGTCAGGAAGTACACCGCACGACCAGTTCCCGGTGTTAAACCAGTCCGTGTCCACCGTGCCAAGCCACCTGCCCCTGCGCTGGACTGTGACCTGAATTTCATGGGTGTCGCTGGCCACACCATCCGTAACGGTTAGTGTTACGGTGTATATGCCCTCTGTATTGAAAGTTACCGTATGGGGGCCCTGTGTTGTTGCGCCCGAGGGACTCGCACTCGGACCGAAGTCCCATGTCCAGCTAACGGGATTGGTTGAGAGGTCTGTAAAGGTTATGGAGCCTCCCTCGCAGACAGTGGTAGCTGTGGACTCAAAGTCAGCCTGCATGCCGCAGCCGTCAAGGGTAACCATAAGACTGACCAAGGCCCCGGTGCACCCATGAACGCTGGTTTCAATGACGGTGATATTGCCGTTGTTCTCTCCGAAATCAACAGTAATGCTGTTGTTTTCAGGTCCGTCGGCTCCGGAAATAATAGTTGCGCCTGCAGGAACTGTCCACTGGTAGCTTGAACCCGGGTTCAATACAACACTATAGACTTCACCTTCGGCATTGCAAACCACGGGACTGTTACCGGTAATTGCTGATGTGGCTGGAGCGGGATGAACCGTAACCACACGATTAACCGTTTTAGGCCCTCCGCAGCCCGTCGCTGTTGCGGTAATCGTGACCTGTCCATGGAAGCCGGCATCCCAGTTCATTACCCCCGTCGTGGGGTTAAGGGTTCCTGCTGCCCCGTCGGAGAGTGAGTAGGTAATGCTTTCAGCGTTTGTTGATGCGGCCTGGTAGGTTTCGTTGGGGGCATCCTGGCATAACTCAACGGCTCCCTGGATAAACAGGGGATCGCCAATCTCAGGATTAACGGTTACGGTAACAAAATTATCTTTTACAGGACCGCATCCGTTTGTGGCTTCAGCGTGGGCATATATTCTCGCCTCGCCGCTGAAACCGGGAGCCCAGGTCATTATCCCGGTAATGGTGTTAATGCTGCCGGCTTCAACCGGTTCTGCAGAGTAACTGATGATACTTCCCTGAACCGTTTCGGCTATGTACTGGGTTGTTAAATCTACACCCTGGCAAACGGTATAAACAGGATCATCAAACTGCGGTATATCAACTTCACTATTGACAGTTACTACAACGGAGTCACTGACAGGGCCCTCATGGCCATAGGCAGTAGCAATAACATAGAGTGTTCCATAAAACCCCATATTCAGCACCAGTTCGCCTGTATTCTCATTCATGGTCCCGAACGATGGCGGGTTAATCGAGTACTTCAATGAGTCGCTGTGCTCCGCTGTTGCAGTAAATGTTTCTGTTGTGCCCTCGCACATTTCAGTTGCCGGGTCATCAAACAGGGGTGCTTCAACCGGATCGGGGATATAGAGCGGAACATCCTCAATCAGTTCGCTTGTGAACCCTGAGTGGGTGCTGCCCCTGAATCTTCCGGCTATTTCAGATGATGATACGGTAAAGCTGAATGAAGTTACCGGATCAACATCGGCATTATCAAATACCAGTTGATATGTGCCCGGGGTATCAATTGTTATGTTGCTGAAGATGGCTGTTCCGCCTGAATTGGTAATTACGGACGTTGTACCACCGAGCGGTTCGGAGCCGGCTTCGCCCACAGTTACGGTTGCCCCTTCGATCGGGTTGTTAAATTCATCATGAAGTGCAGCGGCAGGCGGCCCTTCAATAGCTGCCCCGGCGAAGCTGGATTGCGGTTGTGTAGAAATGGTTAAGGTATGGGGCGGGGCGGGAAGAATAGTGAAACTGCCGGAGGTGACACTATTGACCCCGGCGGAGCTGGCCTCGAACAGCATCTGGTAGTTTGCCGCGGCATGCGTGATAGAGAGATTGTCAAATACCGCTACCCCCGACTCATTCGTGGTTACGGTTGCAAACACGGGGTCTGATGCGAAGGCAAACCGGTTGAGGTAAACGCTCACCTCAATATTATCTGCACCATTACCCAGACCATCTGTAATAATTACAGCGGGGTGCCCGGACGGGTCTCCCTCAATAATCTCCCCTGCCTGTGTATCGGCTGGCTCTGTATGTATAGCCATGGTAAGCAGGGGGGCAATAACCTCGAAGTACTGTGATGTAACATTAACATGGTTGTGCCCGCCCACCTCGAAGTAGAGCCTGTGCTCTATTATCTCGCTTATTACCAGGTCATCGAAAACAACCTCACCATCACCATCAGTTTGTCTGTTCATGGTACCGGTCATGGCCGGAACCGTACCCCCGACCACAGATACCATAACATCGGCGTTGAAAACGGGTTGATAGAGCTGGTCGTATACCGCCACCCTGGGGTGACCCTGGACTGCCTCACCCGAAACTGTTTGTGATGGATGGGTAAGAATATCGATATATGTAGGTATCTGCTTAAGCAGAACATCCTTCTCCTCTTCCTGGGTAAACCCGCTATGGCTGGCACCCCTGAAACGGCCAACCAGGTCGTTGGAGAGTATGCGGAACTGTTGGGACTGGATATCAGGCACTCCGCCTGCTGCTGCATCGAAGTTCAGGGTGTAGTAACCGGTGGTATTTATCAACAGATCGCTGAATGAGGCATACCCGTTCGGCCCTGTGGTTTGTATTGTTGTCCCGCCATCGAAGCTGTAGCCTCCCTGCTCTGTCAGGGTAATGGCAACACCCTGAACGGGATTGTTGTAGGCGTCATAAAGGGCAATGGTTGGCGGCCCTCCTATTATTTCACCTGCTTGAGCATTTAACGGTTGTGTAACCATATTCATTTGGCTGGCAGGTCCGGGCAATACAATAAATGCACCGGAGATTTGATTTGTCACGCCGCTGTAGTCGGCGTCAAATATAATCTGGTAGCCTGCTGCTGCTGTCTCTATAACCAGGTCATCAAATATGGCATAACCCTGGTCATTTGTCATTACAGTTTGTGTTCCTGATGCAAAAGAGTTCTGGTTTATGTATACTGTAACCCCAACTCCTGCAAAGGGTTGCTGTACCGCTCCGGCCGTGGTTAAACGGACAGCGGGCGGGCCGGTTATCACCTGACCGGCGATGGTTTCGGCGGGTTGCCCGGTTATTTCCATGGTTAAAAGGGGGTCCACCACATCAAACGGCTGGGATATGGCATCGGGAACAATCCCGTCATAGCCGTCGGCCTCGAAACGCAGGGTGAAGGTGCCGGTTAGTTCGACGATCAGGTTGTCAAATTCGGCCTCGCCATTCGTATCGGTAATAACCTGCGTGGTGCTTCCGCCGGAAAACAGGGGTCCGCCTGCACCGGCAATATAGACATTGATGGTTATGCCCCCCACGGGGTTGTCAACCTCGTCGTAGAGCACAACAAGCGGCGGCCCCGCGATAGCATCGCCTGATATGGTCTCCTGGGGTTGCATCAGAATCTCTATACGGGTGGGCTGCTGACCGAGCCTCACATCGTCAATAGCTGTGGTATTAAAGCCGCTGTGGCTGCTACCCTTAAAGCGGTTTGACACGGTGCCCGAGAGAACGTTGAAAATCGTTGAAACGGCATCGTCAACCCCCGCGGAGCTGAAAGTAAGGCTGTACTGCCCCTGGTTATCGATCACCAGGTCAGTAAAGGATGCAACACCCGAAGCATTGGTATTCTGGCTCGTGTTTCCTCCATCAAATATGTATCCGCCGGTTTCGGCAACCGATACGCCTACCCCGGGTATTACATTGCCAAACTCATCGGTAACCCTCACTGATGGCGGACCGGCTATAACCGAGCCCGCGTCGGTGTCTGCCGGCTGCTGTATGATACTGATGGCATCGGGACCGGCCGGGATAACGGTAAAGGCATCGGATGCAAGGTTTACTACACCCGGATAGTCGGCATCGAAGATCAGTTGGTAACCAGTAGCCGCGGTGTTTAAAATCAGTTCGTCGAACAGAGCCAACCCGTCCGCATCAGTCGTAACAGTCAGCGTAGCCGGCTCAGATGCGAAGCTGTGCTGATTTACGACTACGGTAACATCAACACCCTCGAATCCCTGCCCGATGGCATTGGCAAGCTTGACCGTAGGTTGACCGGCCACCGGTTGACCGGCAACTGTTTCTGCCGGCTGGGTATCCATGGTCATAAACAGGTTCGGGCCTACCACTTCGAATATCGCCGAGGTTGCCGATACGGCCGGGTAATCCTGTGCAATAAAGGTTAGCTGGTATGAGCCAATCTCATCAATCATAAGTCCCGGGTAAGATATTGTCCCATCCGCTTCGGATACCAGTAGGGTTTCTCCGTCAGTTATACCCGCGCCGCCGGTAGAGACATTCACCCAAACCCCGCCCATGGGGTTGTCCACTTCGTCATAAACCCTGATGGCGGGCGGACCGGAAACCCCGGCGAAATCTCCAAGAACGGTTTCCTGAGGTTGAGTAACAATCTCTATACGTGCTGGTATCTGCCCAAGGGCTTTGTCTTTTGCTTCAAATGAAACGAAACCGCTATGCGTATTGCCATAGAAACGGTTGGCTACGGTTCCGGAGGTTACATTAAAGTTCATGGAAATGGCATCATCAACACCATCGGCGCTGAAGGTAAGGCTGTACTGCCCCATGTTATTTATTATAAGGTCGCTGAAAACTGCACTTCCAGATGCATCGGTAAGCAGGAACGTACTTCCCGCATCGAAGCTGTAGCCTCCCGTTTCGGCAACATAAATGGTTTCTCCGGCCACGGGGTTGCCAAACTCGTCGGCAAGCCTTACTGAAGGGGGACCTACAATGACAGCTCCCTCGATGGTTGTGCCGGGCTGCGTGGTGATGCTTATATTTGACGGGGGGGCATTGCTCACTTCGAATGTAACCGATGTCTCGTTGGCGATACCGGGATAGTCAGCATCGAATATTAGCTGGTAACCCATAGCCGCGGTATTGATCACCAGGTCTTCGAAAACAGCTTCACCATCCATATTGGTCGGAACAGTATAACTGCCGGAGGCAAAACCGTGCTGGTTGATGTAAACCGTCACATCCACACCGGCAAGGGGCTGATAGATGTAGTTGGTGATATTGACAACCGGGGGTCCGGCGACAGCTTCGCCTGCTATACTATTCCCAGGCTGTGTAACGATATCCATGAAGTAGAACTGGCCGGTTACATCGAAGGGAACGGACTGGACGTCAGAAACCGTTGCCGTATGATTGTCGGCCGAAAAGTTCAGCCTGTATGTACCCTGATCGCTTATTACCAGATCATTAAAGGTAATATCACCCTGTTCATTGGTTGTCCGGGTGGTTGTTCCTTCGCTGAAGCTGCCTCCATCCAGAACGCTTACGGTTACCTGGACCCCTGCCACGGGATTGTCAATCTCATCGTATATCCTTACCGCGGGGAGTCCCTCAACAATAAAGCCTGCAACGGTCTCCGCCGGCTGGGTGGTGATCTCCAGGCGAGTAGGTGTCTGCCCAAGGAGCTTATCCTGTGTCAGCAGCGATGTAAAACCGCTATGGCTGTTGCCCCTGAACCTGTTGGCCACCGTGCCCGATACCACCTGGAAGGTGCCGGAGGTAACGGATGGAACACCAGAAGCCCCGAAAGAGAGTTGGTATGTTCCCCTTGT
Protein-coding regions in this window:
- a CDS encoding sigma-70 family RNA polymerase sigma factor; translated protein: MSHSEKKAEFLSRISDCAGLIHKIAAIYTDRKEDGEDLLQEILYQSWKSYPLYRNESKFSTWLYKVGLNTALVYRRNKSRMNTESFNEEVIEKADSSPFPNDGKMALITAIKELSKTDRFIITLYLEGYNYKEIAEITGLSKENSATRIHRIKTKLIDKLKNIF
- a CDS encoding DUF418 domain-containing protein, giving the protein MYCILFYSYGLGLYGQVNVWQGIILIVCIYIIQIIWSQYWLKYYRFGPFEWLWGSLTYRKMQPMKK
- a CDS encoding PKD domain-containing protein, with protein sequence MHRILPIIVLLVLKVSLLYGQADHMVVSMQPQNTLQERTIGGPPTVTLYDESDNPVVGVNITATINKNSFAGGSTLTVETNEQGEAIFTNLIIDDFDTGYEITFEADNDEAPGVADVTSVSFEIYEEQFTITILNQPIHSVADHTLEAADIINPVTVRVADMEDNPVASGTVYVTLNEGDFTVESTTSASVSGGIAIFDNLIIDEDDTGYQLIFSNPSVHIADVTSDAFDLAAEIATMSMYVNTSESIEGIPIYGPPTVYVDDDGSPVVGELITAYLNKNDFSGGSTTTATTNGDGLAIFDDLIIDDYTTGYQIFFKATTQGIATITSDLFDVVQEVALLEVTLQPELTIADELINGPPTVTLKEKGTNDPLLANILVTLNHGSFKDGSTTIVTTVDGVAVFNNLRIDTPGDYMMIFSVPGTSGVDTVMTAEFEVLAIAGNMTVTTQPLETIEGYMVEGPPTVTILDTESEGIEGLVVTAILNQNEFSSDPATQEQTTDANGVAVFDALVIDEIAGNYTIFFDLPVTSGVVGETSESFDVVEEVALLSINQQPTLTIAGETINGPPSVLIINKATSNPIPSINIYVSLNKGDFQGGSTTMATTNASGIATFDNLIIEDDETGYQLVFSSQSPGVADISSGLFDVIPVEGAITITQQPLETVDGYAVAGPPAIQVLDNDTNPMEDIGVTAVINKNSIASGTETRLTNDQGMAVFDDLVLSDIATGYELTFTVDVGEGIPDKTSEAFRVVAEVAVIEITQEPLLTIGGELVNGPPTVLLRTPGGDPITGGNITVYLNKNDFAGGSTTTVTTNASGIAVFDNLIIDDADTGYQLTFSSGSSGIADRTSGAFDVVEPLGLMTITQHPLETVDGHPVAGPPTVTITETNSEPWEGDEVTVTVSVNKNDFSSGTLSRETVDGVAVFNDLVLNAIDTGYELVFSIDISEHIANKTSDPFNVVAVAGYLDITTQPSETVAGDPINGPPVVRLTNLSGQGVAGVTISAALNKNSFNPGSTLTAVTNSTGHATFGNLVIDDHDTGYNLTFTAVGASGVAAVTSNDFEVTDATLSMDIVEQPTETVAGVAMVPAPRVHVYNGGGNMEGVVVTAYINMNSFSGSSTVTATTDAGGIATFDNLIINTADAGYLITFNADLSGVPNAHSAAFTIIPAAAGYILVTTHPQNTTAGETITGPPAATAYDEFGNPVPGISIGAEPNQNPGSFSGTTPVTTDAGGVAVFDDLVITTSASNYQLFFTSAGVTTGNSGTFAINNAAPDHITIITQPSETVAGAAISGPPVIAVEDQYGNPVQGETVTISTVEGYAIDAGTLSLETPANGVVAFPDLVINTVGTYSFRFAVDGLEATSAYFSVVQGTLFSRFFGASHSGFVSSAESGIPLGQTPARIEVITQPMESIVGTGIAGPPRVVVYDAVDNPVPGVSVTVTGAPFSAGIETLYTGNSGEAAFGGLVIDAAGTYTLTFTADDHPDVFTNSDPFDVIDPTATMTMSMQPQQTVAGEAVAGHPTVLLLNSIGMPVPDVDITVYINQHNFGGGSVITVTTGADGLAGFDELFLTSAAPGYQLIYDADYSGVLNIISDPFSVVSAPAHSIGVTTQPLETLEGATLAGPPAVTIYDEYGNTVAGIPVTVTEAIQGIPFDAGITTLTTNSSGVASFSTLVLNTRGTYQLSFGASGVPSVTSGTFQVVSGTVANRFRGNSHSGFTSLLTQDKLLGQTPTRLEITTQPAETVAGFIVEGLPAVRIYDEIDNPVAGVQVTVSVLDGGSFSEGTTTRTTNEQGDITFNDLVISDQGTYRLNFSADNHTATVSDVQSVPFDVTGQFYFMDIVTQPGNSIAGEAVAGPPVVNITNYIYQPLAGVDVTVYINQHGFASGSYTVPTNMDGEAVFEDLVINTAAMGYQLIFDADYPGIANETSVTFEVSNAPPSNISITTQPGTTIEGAVIVGPPSVRLADEFGNPVAGETIYVAETGGYSFDAGSTFLLTDASGSAVFSDLIINNMGQYSLTFSADGVDDAISMNFNVTSGTVANRFYGNTHSGFVSFEAKDKALGQIPARIEIVTQPQETVLGDFAGVSGPPAIRVYDEVDNPMGGVWVNVSTGGAGITDGETLLVSEADGTISYPGLMIDEIGSYQLTFIAQDYPAVSATSAIFEVVGPNLFMTMDTQPAETVAGQPVAGQPTVKLANAIGQGFEGVDVTVVVNQHSFASEPATLTVTTDADGLALFDELILNTAATGYQLIFDADYPGVVNLASDAFTVIPAGPDAISIIQQPADTDAGSVIAGPPSVRVTDEFGNVIPGVGVSVAETGGYIFDGGNTSQNTNASGVASFTDLVIDNQGQYSLTFSSAGVDDAVSTIFNVLSGTVSNRFKGSSHSGFNTTAIDDVRLGQQPTRIEILMQPQETISGDAIAGPPLVVLYDEVDNPVGGITINVYIAGAGGPLFSGGSTTQVITDTNGEAEFDNLIVELTGTFTLRFEADGYDGIVPDAISQPFDVVDPLLTMEITGQPAETIAGQVITGPPAVRLTTAGAVQQPFAGVGVTVYINQNSFASGTQTVMTNDQGYAIFDDLVIETAAAGYQIIFDADYSGVTNQISGAFIVLPGPASQMNMVTQPLNAQAGEIIGGPPTIALYDAYNNPVQGVAITLTEQGGYSFDGGTTIQTTGPNGYASFSDLLINTTGYYTLNFDAAAGGVPDIQSQQFRILSNDLVGRFRGASHSGFTQEEEKDVLLKQIPTYIDILTHPSQTVSGEAVQGHPRVAVYDQLYQPVFNADVMVSVVGGTVPAMTGTMNRQTDGDGEVVFDDLVISEIIEHRLYFEVGGHNHVNVTSQYFEVIAPLLTMAIHTEPADTQAGEIIEGDPSGHPAVIITDGLGNGADNIEVSVYLNRFAFASDPVFATVTTNESGVAVFDNLSITHAAANYQMLFEASSAGVNSVTSGSFTILPAPPHTLTISTQPQSSFAGAAIEGPPAAALHDEFNNPIEGATVTVGEAGSEPLGGTTSVITNSGGTAIFSNITIDTPGTYQLVFDNADVDPVTSFSFTVSSSEIAGRFRGSTHSGFTSELIEDVPLYIPDPVEAPLFDDPATEMCEGTTETFTATAEHSDSLKYSINPPSFGTMNENTGELVLNMGFYGTLYVIATAYGHEGPVSDSVVVTVNSEVDIPQFDDPVYTVCQGVDLTTQYIAETVQGSIISYSAEPVEAGSINTITGIMTWAPGFSGEARIYAHAEATNGCGPVKDNFVTVTVNPEIGDPLFIQGAVELCQDAPNETYQAASTNAESITYSLSDGAAGTLNPTTGVMNWDAGFHGQVTITATATGCGGPKTVNRVVTVHPAPATSAITGNSPVVCNAEGEVYSVVLNPGSSYQWTVPAGATIISGADGPENNSITVDFGENNGNITVIETSVHGCTGALVSLMVTLDGCGMQADFESTATTVCEGGSITFTDLSTNPVSWTWDFGPSASPSGATTQGPHTVTFNTEGIYTVTLTVTDGVASDTHEIQVTVQRRGRWLGTVDTDWFNTGNWSCGVLPDQNTDVTIESGADHDPEISGSDASVRNITIEDGATLGIDGVTLNVYGNWTNNGTFTSGGTVAFRGSPSTITGTSETIFNNILITSGAALSAPANLYIEGNLVVDGTYTHNNGRVVFTGGSGQQISGSSATLVLHTLETDKTSNSLTIDRNVDIASQLNLVNGIIHTSTGTMLRLQAGSSSTDGSDGSHVDGPIEKRGGTAFIFPTGNNGVWAPIGISAPGAPDETFVAQYFHEGHPESAVPDTDGPCSNCVTDDSIRVVLDTEYWTLNRTGGSSSPDVTMYFKDLDRSGISSLATLVYAHWDGAEWSKKGKGGISDEVNMGYITGTGFSSYNVHAPAIAIVEDECSAVITRESPPVEDIICEDDVFELRVEFTGEAPFRLIYTDGDGNDVTLENINDNYLIIEIVAEWHPPDPLGPVYVYQYTIVEVEDANGCKTEGEGTVTIEVYKRPTTGPVHHIPNTFGQ